ttttttttagcctaAGTCACTTTTTTGGAGAAGGCAGATTTgattttcttctatatttatgttgcatttcatgttttcctattgtgcaagtaaacctttctcatagtatgttttatttgttatttaacatttcttgttgcaagctaattttcagaaaacttttagcaaatgctttcaaaaactgGTGAGGTCAAAAATCAACCATTTaagaaagtggtggggacatgtccccagcgtaaaCGACACCTATGACTATAAGGGACATGCTTACAGACCATTTTACTGCCAGTGAATCATAAGACGTGGAGGGGCTTTATTGCTTTTATACTGTTGCTGATTTAAAGCAAATATACTGGTGAATATGTGTCTCCCCATATTCACACAGGTTGTCCTGaaaatttgaaatgaaaacatacgAATGGGGAGCATAGCCAATCAAAATGACCTCAGAAAGAATATTACTACCATTGTTGCTGTATTCAAAAAGTGTATCTATGTGTCTAATGTTAGCAGTAATTTAAAGTATCACAAACATGTACAGATGATATGGAGACTCCTGAAGGCCATCAGTTGCGGTTTATGGATAATTTCCCCAAACATTTATACTAATACGTTTTTCTCAGGCCTTCCAGTAGACTGTAGCGATAGCAGTGGTGAGGGCTTCTCCTTGTGCCCACAGAGCATTTGCATACGCACATCCTGAATTAACTTACTGTGTCATGTTTGCACATATGACTGAACAGGATCCATCTCTGTCGATAATCTCCCTCCCAGTGGCTGTGAGTCGGTGGTAAAGTACAACACCTTGTATTTAGTGAAGTGTGACGCTCtttgaaattacatttacttgtTATCATGCACTCTAAAATCAAGTGGTGTTTCTTGGTGTAATAAAGCCCCTAATGGCTTCTCAGACCCAGAGCATGATTGGCTGATTGCTTCTGTTGCTAGGCTACAGCACCACGGTATGCCTCAGCAATACTGATGGTGGCATCACATTaaggaataaaaatgaaaaaaaagatgagCACAAGGAAAAATATGCTATATAATGTTATTTAATAATGGTACTCTATGGTGGAaccataaaacatttacaaaatattcACAAGGTGATGCAGTCAGTTgacaatacatttatttcaattatACATCTTCAAAAAGTTTATACTCAGAGTGCATGGTTCAAACGCTGCATTCTCTTTGCAGTCTGTAGAGCAATCTATTGTGACATCATACAATAATTCAATACTAACTTCATTTACATATGCAAGAACCTGCAATCTAACAAGGGTACGAACCAAGAATAAAGGTTATATACAAAATGTACAACAAAACACCATAACATATATCCATCAGACACGGTCTAAAATGACCAATAATTTCTCCCTGATTACCGCATACAAATACAATGCAACTTACTCTCATTTCTTAAAAATGTTATACATTTCTCAATCACTAATGGGTGATTTTCATAAAGATTTCCCACACGGTGACATGTTGTGAAAATAGCTTATGTCATTTCAACAGGGCATACACAAACTCTCCTCGCCAACTGTGTATCAGACATTTCTATTGCTATGTTGTATATTGATTTCAGAGGTCTTCTCAATGTATGGAAAGTGCCCTTTACACATTGTGGCATGAATGTACTGTAAGAAATCATTGTTGGTATGTTGTTAATGTTTGTACATGTTCCTTTTTTCCTCTGGGCGAGTGTGTCCCTCTTGTTAGCTTTGTGAGCTGGTATAGGAGGACAAAGTCTAGTGAGGGACAACAGGCTCATTCTACTTTTTGGTCTTCAGAACAAAAACTGACAAACTCCAGGAGGGAGAGATGATGACCTGCTGGCCTGTCGACTCCAGGCTCCCAAGGAAGAACACAGTCTatgttttgagtttttttttagcAACTCTGGAAACAACTGGATGAGGAATCAGTTTGAATTCAGGAGCCTCCGCCTCTTGCTGTGCCTATATCTTTCACTGATATTTTTTCCCCAAGCTCAGTCTCGTACAGTGTCAGACTTGGCACAGCTACCACACCAACTGTCCATCATGCATAGGCCAGTGTACTTTGTGTGGCAGGCCAGGCTTGCATGGGGAGCAGGAAGGCTCCCCAAAGCAGATACTTCAGTGAGCATTAGCTCTCTGAACTCAAGGATCTATGCGGAAAGCTAAAAGCTTGTCAGAGTGTTGGTTATTCAGGGTGCGCAGGTCCGGCAGACGTAACAGCAACTTTGGGAAGAGTGTGCTGTCATCTGGGCGGCGACTGGTTATAAGAGAGCGCAGAGCTTTTATTAGATTCTCCTGCAGCTGCTCCACTGCTCCCACCTCCACTATACCAGAGCGATCTGCAGAAAGGGAGAAGAAATTGTTTAGATGTCGTAGACATGAGCAAATGTGTGCATATGgatggatgtgtttgtgtgcatgtatgtataaGTATCTTACAAGTGTCTTACCAGCAGAAACCAGCACAACAGCCATGAAAAGGGCCATCTCGTCCGGCTCCAGACCCAAAAAACCTAGCTTCTCGCTGAATTCAAACATGGAGTCCAGTAAGGAACCCATGCCAAGAGCTCTCAGTGATGCCAGTGAGTATGTCTGCCCATTGAGGAATGTCACGGTCCTCTCCTTGGGGTCAAACAGTGAGCAGAACCTCACCATCAGAACCTGTGGACAGAAGCAGACCAGGTTAGCATCAGAAAAGACTCAAAAGGATAAGAAAGCAAGTGAATAAAAAAACTTCCACACTCCCATCAAGAAATTCTATTTAACTGGATGTACCTGGAAAGTGCCGGATTTGAGCAGCATGACCTGATCATGCTGGCTAAGAGTCTGGAAGCCCGGGATGCTCTTTGCAAACTCCACTACTTCTTTAACAGCAGGGGTGAAGCACTGGGAGAAAGACTCCCAGACCTCCTGACTGGAACGACTGGCCGGCGCCACGGGACATGAATTGAGTGGACATGCCtgcaggagagacagagaagagaggaagtgttaagtactttttatttacattaaactgAAAGATATTCACATACTGGATAAGGGGGGAAAGTCTCACCAGCACTTTGGCTCCTCCATTTAGCTTCCAGGGGCAAGGACTTTGGTTCTGGGAATCCCTTGCTTGGTAGctgttctgattggctgagtaGGACTGAGATGACTGGCGGCCGGTGACAGGGCACTGATTCTGATGGGAGAAGTTGTACCTGGCGTTGTCAATGTTGGAGTTTTCATTGTTGGTGTGGGCAACAGGGCAGGTTGTGGGGACATGGTAGCTTGATGTCAGGTTTGCCTGCTCCCCCTGAACTGTGTGCTGAGTCTGGGTTGCCGAGTGTGACCGGGAAGGCTCCTGTGCCGAACTGTGCTTGAAAGACAAAGAGCCGATGTTGCCGTTGCCAGCAGCCATCTTGAGTGGTTTCTCGTCACTGTTCATTAAGTTGCTGCGGTAAGACTGCGATATGGAGCATGCTCCTTCATTTGTCTGGTTCTGCGGACTGCAGGGGGCATCGGGAGGGGGTGACACTTCCATTTCCATGGAAGCTGATTCGTTGAGACTGTTCATGTAGCTCTGCATCTCATCCAGTAGTCTCTGCTTCTCCCGTTTGGGAATACGCCCAAAACGCACAGCTGAGGACAACAGGAAGAGAGCATCCTCTGTTAGTATTTACTGGCATCAGGCATCGATATCTCTGGCAGCTCCTTACTGGCAGCACTTTGATTAATACACAGAACAGCAGAAACACTCATTTTCACATTCAAACAGTACAGAGAAACAACCACACCGTGCTCTAATATGTATTCTACATCTGATGCTCAAGATGTAATCTCTTTGTGGATTACTCATCCTCCTTTCCAGCCTTTACAATACTCCCTTCCCCCTTTTCAATTCTTCTCCACTGACAGCCCTATTTATATCACGCTGTATGCTACACCACCTCCCCC
Above is a genomic segment from Micropterus dolomieu isolate WLL.071019.BEF.003 ecotype Adirondacks linkage group LG18, ASM2129224v1, whole genome shotgun sequence containing:
- the LOC123956900 gene encoding nuclear receptor subfamily 1 group D member 1-like isoform X2, producing MENSPGGGVILYAGSSGSASPSPGSPSSGYQTQSPSSHSQPSSPEGVSFQEIGALSKRGEQGGGTHSPRMVFQFPEVNNAPVAQITTVSSATYNHPTVAKRPCGFTGTFTKTGGMVLLCKVCGDIASGFHYGVHACEGCKGFFRRSIQQNIHYKMCVKNEKCLIMRMNRNRCQHCRFKKCLSVGMSRDAVRFGRIPKREKQRLLDEMQSYMNSLNESASMEMEVSPPPDAPCSPQNQTNEGACSISQSYRSNLMNSDEKPLKMAAGNGNIGSLSFKHSSAQEPSRSHSATQTQHTVQGEQANLTSSYHVPTTCPVAHTNNENSNIDNARYNFSHQNQCPVTGRQSSQSYSANQNSYQARDSQNQSPCPWKLNGGAKVLACPLNSCPVAPASRSSQEVWESFSQCFTPAVKEVVEFAKSIPGFQTLSQHDQVMLLKSGTFQVLMVRFCSLFDPKERTVTFLNGQTYSLASLRALGMGSLLDSMFEFSEKLGFLGLEPDEMALFMAVVLVSADRSGIVEVGAVEQLQENLIKALRSLITSRRPDDSTLFPKLLLRLPDLRTLNNQHSDKLLAFRIDP
- the LOC123956900 gene encoding nuclear receptor subfamily 1 group D member 2-like isoform X1; this translates as MLQSLPSFQSRTSPMCRVHAGLLANETVRKSKKSGGMRRGGGVILYAGSSGSASPSPGSPSSGYQTQSPSSHSQPSSPEGVSFQEIGALSKRGEQGGGTHSPRMVFQFPEVNNAPVAQITTVSSATYNHPTVAKRPCGFTGTFTKTGGMVLLCKVCGDIASGFHYGVHACEGCKGFFRRSIQQNIHYKMCVKNEKCLIMRMNRNRCQHCRFKKCLSVGMSRDAVRFGRIPKREKQRLLDEMQSYMNSLNESASMEMEVSPPPDAPCSPQNQTNEGACSISQSYRSNLMNSDEKPLKMAAGNGNIGSLSFKHSSAQEPSRSHSATQTQHTVQGEQANLTSSYHVPTTCPVAHTNNENSNIDNARYNFSHQNQCPVTGRQSSQSYSANQNSYQARDSQNQSPCPWKLNGGAKVLACPLNSCPVAPASRSSQEVWESFSQCFTPAVKEVVEFAKSIPGFQTLSQHDQVMLLKSGTFQVLMVRFCSLFDPKERTVTFLNGQTYSLASLRALGMGSLLDSMFEFSEKLGFLGLEPDEMALFMAVVLVSADRSGIVEVGAVEQLQENLIKALRSLITSRRPDDSTLFPKLLLRLPDLRTLNNQHSDKLLAFRIDP